A DNA window from Paenibacillus sp. HWE-109 contains the following coding sequences:
- the secF gene encoding protein translocase subunit SecF, with the protein MGSKQRFDFVKNRNKFFIVSLALLIIGLAVMLFSGMNFGVDFKAGTNIDLVVGKQLDKAKVEEILHTLTTSGDVNSKFADPTIGGNNSDRVSIRFDDVLTDDVVNKIQKAFATAYSTEVSKEINTVDPQLAKELLLKAVYAVAISSVLICLYVSIRFEWRFAIAAIIAILHDAFMVIAMFAIFRFEVNLPFLAAVLTTIGYSINDKIVIFDRIRENLRFSKLKTDEDLVALVNDSIWQTMARNINTVLVVLIAAGCLYIFGSESIKLFALAKLIGLTSGAYSSIFIACSLWYLLKRKSLRSSKKKAAA; encoded by the coding sequence GTGGGCTCTAAACAAAGGTTTGATTTTGTCAAAAACCGCAATAAATTCTTTATCGTCTCACTAGCCCTTCTCATCATCGGCTTAGCTGTGATGCTGTTCTCCGGTATGAATTTCGGTGTAGATTTCAAAGCAGGTACGAATATTGACCTCGTGGTTGGCAAACAGTTGGACAAAGCAAAAGTGGAAGAAATCTTGCATACACTGACTACAAGCGGTGATGTAAACTCCAAATTTGCTGATCCAACGATTGGCGGCAACAATAGTGACCGCGTTTCAATTCGGTTCGACGATGTGTTGACGGACGATGTAGTAAATAAGATTCAGAAGGCATTTGCAACGGCCTATAGCACGGAAGTTTCCAAAGAAATTAATACCGTTGATCCACAACTGGCAAAAGAATTGCTGCTTAAAGCCGTATATGCGGTTGCCATTTCAAGCGTACTAATTTGTCTGTATGTAAGCATTCGTTTCGAATGGCGCTTTGCCATAGCGGCGATTATCGCTATCCTTCATGATGCTTTCATGGTTATCGCGATGTTCGCGATTTTCAGATTTGAAGTGAACTTGCCGTTTCTGGCGGCAGTCTTGACCACGATTGGTTATTCGATCAATGATAAAATCGTTATCTTTGACCGTATCCGTGAGAATTTAAGATTTTCTAAGCTCAAAACGGACGAAGACTTGGTTGCACTGGTGAATGATAGTATCTGGCAAACGATGGCACGGAATATCAACACGGTTCTCGTTGTCTTGATTGCAGCAGGATGTTTATACATTTTCGGTAGTGAATCCATTAAGCTTTTCGCTTTGGCGAAGTTAATCGGGTTGACAAGCGGAGCTTACTCCTCCATCTTCATCGCTTGTTCGCTTTGGTACTTGTTGAAAAGAAAATCCTTGCGTAGTTCTAAAAAGAAAGCTGCAGCGTAA
- a CDS encoding cation diffusion facilitator family transporter produces the protein MTDERFQRTELIVGLGIAGNVGLALLKGIVGLMAQSTALLADAAHSTSEAIRSSRKSNKRISISTILLSLVILLLGVEMGFSSVKSLWTGGDQAPEVYALAAVGVALLAKELFFQYTYRLGKRLKDEELIANARGRRSEIYSTLVALIGVTGALLGQYAGLSFLYYLDPLAGLVISILVIRKGYLFVKDAIHTPPNEAWQQEDAADFIAAVQAIKGIITVDDLKAREQGHYVIIDIKISVNPRASVWEGHELSKKVKQLLMKRYQHVSDVLVHVAPYDAGFPYKHNVDTEHSEFPSVVH, from the coding sequence GTGACTGACGAGCGTTTTCAAAGGACCGAACTCATAGTGGGGCTCGGAATTGCAGGGAATGTAGGACTGGCGCTCCTCAAGGGGATCGTCGGCTTAATGGCGCAGAGCACTGCACTGCTTGCTGACGCAGCACATTCAACATCGGAAGCCATACGGAGTTCTCGCAAATCCAATAAGAGGATATCCATCTCGACCATTCTGCTCTCCCTGGTCATCTTGCTCTTAGGCGTTGAGATGGGATTCTCATCCGTGAAGTCGCTATGGACTGGGGGCGATCAGGCTCCGGAAGTTTATGCGCTGGCTGCTGTCGGTGTTGCTCTCCTGGCGAAAGAACTCTTTTTTCAATATACTTACAGGCTGGGCAAGCGTTTAAAAGATGAGGAATTAATTGCCAATGCAAGAGGGCGCCGTTCCGAGATATACTCTACTCTTGTGGCTTTGATTGGTGTAACCGGGGCTTTGCTCGGTCAGTATGCAGGTCTTTCATTTCTTTATTACTTGGATCCATTAGCAGGGCTGGTGATATCCATATTGGTCATTCGCAAAGGGTATCTGTTTGTGAAAGATGCGATACATACTCCTCCTAATGAGGCGTGGCAGCAAGAAGATGCGGCAGATTTCATTGCAGCCGTGCAGGCCATAAAGGGAATTATAACGGTTGACGACTTGAAAGCACGCGAGCAGGGCCACTATGTTATCATTGATATTAAAATTAGTGTAAATCCAAGAGCATCCGTATGGGAGGGGCATGAGCTTTCCAAAAAGGTCAAGCAGCTGCTTATGAAACGGTACCAACATGTTTCAGATGTACTTGTCCATGTGGCCCCCTATGATGCTGGCTTTCCCTATAAACATAATGTGGATACAGAGCATAGTGAGTTTCCGTCTGTAGTTCATTAA
- the recJ gene encoding single-stranded-DNA-specific exonuclease RecJ, protein MLAPKARWSIGNADEMLVETFVRELQVDPLVARLLVLRDIRTVPDAEQYMHGGVQYYLDPYLLDGMLPAVERIRLAIKNEEFIRVYGDYDADGVSSTSLMAHLLKGLGARFDTYIPHRIREGYGLNRGAIDLAKEQGVDLLITVDTGISAVQEIAYCQELGLDVIVTDHHEPPDELPQALAVINPKKPGCPYPYKHLAGVGVALKLAHALLERLPEELLEFAALGTVADLMPLTGENRLIVKQGLQRMQDSAYSGFRALIGVSGIDNKEVTASHIGFSLAPRINASGRLEAADIAVKLLTTTDDQEAEQIAYELDALNKERQLIVEEMVKEAFVLAEQQMAKGLDKVIVVVKEEWNVGVVGIVASKIVEKFYRPTLVLSLDPATGIAKGSARSIAGFDLHKALTACDEWLDHYGGHQAAAGMSLNQIHLDAFTQKLNELAAATLTEQDYIPLFKADAVCSLPDVPIASIEQLEKLAPFGMGNPAPKFMFADLLLGEIRTMGKEKQHLKLALSQAKEEVSCAVEAVGFGKGNLATLMAPAAKVDVLGELSINEWNGVRKPQIVMQDLRITHMQLFDWRGAGQLSAKLQVLENNLASSNQKSVKTPAVVLFDEADVNRFTSTAFQLGDDVPYWVVQDDEQVRPGNEAARLNDFAHMQDIILYTIPRSIASLQSVLQQASGMMRCYPVFAELGPDSGSTLPSREMFKMLYGTLQKDGSLNVQDVRIMTSFSKRSGLSPAMIQFILSVFEELGFVDRQGPHVRLQASPAKKDLTASRLYQHRLHRQEVESIVMYSSAKELEQWIAEQLQKEHHLLEEII, encoded by the coding sequence GTGCTAGCACCTAAGGCAAGATGGAGCATAGGAAATGCGGATGAAATGCTCGTAGAAACGTTTGTGCGTGAGCTGCAGGTTGACCCGCTTGTCGCCAGATTGCTTGTTTTGCGAGATATACGCACGGTGCCGGATGCCGAACAATATATGCATGGTGGAGTCCAGTATTATCTTGACCCGTATCTGTTAGATGGGATGCTTCCCGCAGTGGAACGTATTCGTTTAGCGATTAAGAATGAGGAATTTATTCGTGTATATGGGGACTATGATGCGGATGGTGTAAGCAGTACTTCCTTAATGGCTCATTTGTTAAAAGGTTTGGGCGCCCGCTTTGACACGTATATCCCTCATCGCATTCGAGAAGGCTATGGCCTGAATCGAGGTGCCATCGATTTAGCGAAGGAACAAGGCGTCGATTTATTGATCACCGTTGATACTGGCATAAGCGCCGTGCAAGAAATCGCGTATTGCCAGGAGCTCGGTCTAGATGTGATTGTAACTGATCACCATGAGCCGCCAGATGAGCTGCCGCAAGCTCTAGCCGTCATCAATCCGAAGAAGCCTGGCTGCCCGTATCCGTATAAACATCTTGCAGGGGTCGGTGTTGCCTTGAAGTTGGCGCACGCCCTTCTGGAGCGTTTGCCAGAGGAGCTGCTCGAATTTGCCGCACTGGGTACAGTGGCAGACTTGATGCCTCTGACGGGGGAAAACAGGCTGATTGTGAAGCAAGGTTTGCAGCGTATGCAGGATTCGGCGTATTCGGGGTTTCGGGCTCTGATCGGGGTATCCGGCATTGATAACAAGGAAGTCACCGCGTCCCATATTGGTTTCTCGTTGGCACCGAGAATTAATGCAAGCGGTCGATTGGAAGCCGCTGATATTGCGGTTAAGCTGCTGACAACGACCGATGACCAAGAAGCCGAGCAGATTGCTTATGAACTGGATGCGCTGAATAAAGAACGTCAACTTATCGTTGAAGAGATGGTGAAGGAAGCTTTCGTGCTTGCCGAACAACAGATGGCCAAAGGGTTGGATAAAGTCATCGTGGTTGTCAAGGAAGAGTGGAACGTGGGTGTAGTCGGTATTGTCGCTTCCAAAATTGTGGAGAAATTTTATCGGCCGACCCTGGTACTCAGTCTTGATCCTGCAACGGGGATAGCCAAAGGCTCTGCCCGTTCAATTGCCGGGTTCGACCTGCACAAAGCTTTGACAGCTTGTGACGAATGGCTGGATCACTATGGCGGCCATCAGGCCGCAGCGGGCATGAGCTTAAATCAGATTCATCTCGATGCTTTCACGCAGAAGCTCAATGAGCTGGCCGCAGCTACGCTAACGGAACAGGATTATATTCCGCTGTTCAAAGCAGATGCCGTATGCAGCTTGCCAGATGTGCCGATAGCCAGCATTGAGCAGTTAGAGAAGCTTGCGCCCTTCGGTATGGGGAATCCAGCACCGAAATTTATGTTTGCGGATTTGCTGTTAGGTGAGATTCGCACAATGGGCAAAGAGAAGCAGCACTTGAAGCTCGCGCTGTCGCAGGCCAAAGAGGAAGTCAGCTGCGCAGTAGAAGCCGTGGGCTTCGGCAAAGGCAATCTCGCGACTTTGATGGCGCCAGCTGCCAAAGTTGATGTGCTGGGTGAACTCTCCATCAATGAATGGAATGGCGTACGCAAGCCGCAAATTGTGATGCAGGATTTGCGGATCACGCATATGCAGCTTTTTGATTGGCGCGGAGCCGGACAGCTGAGCGCAAAGCTGCAAGTGCTTGAGAATAATTTGGCTTCCAGCAACCAGAAAAGCGTGAAGACGCCAGCCGTTGTCCTGTTCGATGAGGCGGATGTGAACAGATTCACATCAACAGCTTTTCAGTTAGGCGACGACGTGCCTTACTGGGTTGTTCAAGATGACGAGCAAGTTCGACCGGGGAACGAAGCAGCGAGACTTAATGATTTTGCCCATATGCAGGACATTATTCTTTATACGATTCCAAGAAGCATCGCCAGCTTGCAAAGCGTGCTTCAACAAGCGAGCGGAATGATGCGCTGCTACCCAGTTTTTGCGGAACTGGGACCTGATAGCGGCAGTACGCTGCCGTCTCGCGAGATGTTCAAAATGCTTTATGGCACTTTGCAAAAGGACGGTTCACTGAACGTGCAAGATGTGCGTATCATGACCTCATTTAGCAAACGTTCCGGACTTTCACCTGCAATGATTCAATTCATTTTATCGGTTTTTGAAGAGTTGGGTTTTGTTGACCGGCAAGGTCCTCATGTTAGATTGCAGGCGTCACCAGCCAAAAAAGATCTTACAGCATCCCGCTTGTATCAACATAGATTGCATCGTCAGGAAGTGGAGTCCATTGTTATGTATTCCTCAGCCAAAGAGCTTGAACAATGGATCGCTGAACAATTACAAAAAGAACATCACTTATTGGAGGAAATCATATGA
- a CDS encoding adenine phosphoribosyltransferase: MNFKEYIRVIPDFPQPGIRFKDITTLLQNGPVYKEAIDQLKELIKEKQIDVIAGPEARGFVIGAPLAYSLGVGFIPIRKSGKLPGETIEADYALEYGKDKLAMHKDAIKPGQKVLIADDLLATGGTIQTSIDLIKQLGGDIVGAAFLIELSYLDGRSKFDGIDVVSLVQY, translated from the coding sequence ATGAATTTCAAAGAATATATTCGCGTAATCCCGGACTTTCCACAACCAGGCATTCGGTTCAAGGACATTACAACGTTGCTCCAAAATGGTCCTGTGTACAAAGAAGCTATTGACCAGTTGAAAGAATTGATCAAAGAGAAGCAAATCGATGTAATTGCCGGCCCTGAAGCCCGCGGTTTCGTGATTGGCGCTCCGCTTGCTTACTCCCTTGGAGTTGGTTTTATTCCGATTCGCAAGAGCGGCAAGCTGCCTGGTGAAACGATCGAAGCGGATTATGCGCTGGAATACGGCAAAGATAAATTGGCGATGCATAAAGATGCGATTAAACCAGGTCAAAAGGTCCTGATCGCTGATGATTTGCTGGCCACAGGCGGGACGATTCAAACTTCCATCGATTTGATTAAACAGTTGGGCGGCGATATTGTCGGGGCCGCATTCTTGATTGAGCTCAGCTACCTGGACGGAAGAAGCAAGTTTGACGGCATCGATGTGGTATCCCTAGTTCAATATTAA